The Apium graveolens cultivar Ventura chromosome 11, ASM990537v1, whole genome shotgun sequence genome has a window encoding:
- the LOC141695910 gene encoding uncharacterized protein LOC141695910, translating to MWAVDIVGILPTITKKEKYYILAIDYMAKWVEERPVSAITEEAVKKFILEQVIPRFRILMKMDVEGEKWVTLPKYSDRYRKGVEAFINQAFSRYAVGNELKCPCKKCGNRFWSGAKAIHEHLVCNGPCSHSVEWIYEVSTHEIDRVADEMDINIGVGLGDEFDAMIHNAYGTNDVTDHVGRTGLNDDARKFYRLVKEGGQPLYPECKKFSRLSFLVRLYQLKCIHGFSESGFSDLLEWIKEVFHHVNLPSSFSTAKGMIKDQGLDYQKIHACPNDCMLFWAENERLENCAKYGTSRWRVVEKKAKARSDANIELASNPKISAKVMRYFPLKPRLQRIFLSSDFSSSMTWHALSRKKDGRLRKPADGKGWKSMDSKYPEFAAEMRNVRFGLAADGFNPYGSMNISHSTWPVVLVNYNLPPG from the exons ATGTGGGCTGTGGATATTGTGGGAATTCTACCAACCATCACTAAGAAAGAGAAGTACTACATTCTCGCCATTGACTACATGGCTAAATGGGTAGAAGAAAGACCAGTGTCCGCCATAACCGAAGAAGCAGTGAAAAAATTCATTCTTGAACAAGTGATTCCGAGATTTAGGATATTGATG AAAATGGATGTTGAAGGAGAGAAATGGGTAACACTTCCCAAGTACAGTGATAGATATAGGAAGGGAGTTGAAGCTTTTATTAACCAAGCATTTTCCCGATATGCCGTAGGAAATGAGCTTAAGTGCCCTTGTAAGAAATGTGGTAATCGTTTTTGGAGTGGTGCTAAGGCTATACACGAACATCTAGTCTGTAATGGTCCTTGTTCCCATTCCGTTGAATGGATTTACGAGGTCTCAACCCATGAGATAGATAGGGTTGCTGATGAGATGGATATTAATATAGGTGTAGGTCTTGGAGATGAATTTGATGCTATGATACACAATGCATATGGTACTAATGACGTTACTGACCATGTTGGTAGAACAGGACTAAACGATGACGCAAGGAAATTTTATCGCCTCGTTAAGGAGGGTGGACAACCGTTATATCCCGAGTGCAAAAAATTTAGTCGATTAAGTTTCTTAGTTAGGCTTTATCAACTAAAGTGCATTCATGGATTTAGCGAATCAGGATTTAGTGACTTACTTGAATGGATAAAGGAGGTTTTCCATCATGTAAATCTTCCGTCTTCTTTTAGTACGGCAAAGGGTATGATTAAAGACCAAGGACTTGATTACCAAAAGATACATGCATGTCCAAATGACTGCATGCTCTTTTGGGCAGAAAACGAGAGGCTGGAGAATTGTGCTAAGTATGGAACATCAAGATGGAGAGTAGTTGAAAAGAAGGCGAAGGCCAGGTCTGATGCAAATATAGAACTAGCATCGAATCCTAAAATCTCGGCTAAAGTGATGAGATACTTCCCTTTAAAGCCAAGGCTGCAGAGAATATTCTTGAGCTCTGATTTCTCGAGCTCAATGACATGGCATGCTTTATCACGAAAGAAAGATGGACGGTTAAGGAAACCGGCTGATGGAAAGGGTTGGAAGTCGATGGACAGTAAATATCCTGAATTTGCTGCCGAAATGCGAAATGTACGATTTGGTTTAGCGGCAGACGGTTTCAATCCATATGGATCAATGAACATATCTCATAGCACCTGGCCAGTAGTGCTCGTAAATTATAACCTCCCCCCTGGTTAA